One region of Paralichthys olivaceus isolate ysfri-2021 chromosome 12, ASM2471397v2, whole genome shotgun sequence genomic DNA includes:
- the LOC109640853 gene encoding glycogenin-1-like isoform X1, with amino-acid sequence MTRKMWGFIPVLNCSQLLSFCPSQSRPSVLRTATPDLRANSPQRTMAADQAFVTLATNDSYARGAMVLGQSLRKHNTTKKLVVLIGPHVAEPCRGALGSIFDEVCVVDIMDSGDVAHLALMKRPDLGVTFTKLHCWTLTHYSKCVFMDADTLVLSNIDELFEREELSAAPDPGWPDCFNSGVFVFRPSNETHEKLLTFCGENGSFDGGDQGVLNSFFNTWATADISKHLPFIYNLSSVSIYSYLPAFKEYGSNAKVVHFLGKVKPWSYSFDAEKGEVRGHALSPDQCHLHPDYLLMWWQLYSKSVLPLLQQAYGDTPFNSGFTEESQKDKLQEDVSAQPAPSAPAQKVSSEERKQRWEAGQIDYMGDDSFANIERKLDSFLK; translated from the exons ATGACCCGGAAGATGTGGGGCTTCATCCCTGTGTTAAACTGCTCTCAGCTGCTGAGCTTCTGTCCTTCGCAGTCCAGACCCTCCGTTCTCCGCACCGCGACCCCCGACCTCAGGGCGAACTCTCCTCAGCGCACCATGGCGG cagaCCAAGCTTTTGTGACATTAGCGACAAATGACAGCTACGCCAGGGGAGCGATGGTTCTTGGGCAGTCGTTGCGAAAGCACAACACAACCAAGAAATTGGTTGTACTCATCGGGCCTCACGTCGCAGAACCCTGCAG aggCGCACTTGGCTCCATTTTCgatgaggtgtgtgtggtgGACATCATGGACTCAGGTGATGTGGCTCATCTGGCCCTGATGAAGCGTCCGGACCTGGGAGTGACATTCACCAAACTGCACTGCTGGACTCTCACACACTACAgcaagtgtgtgttcatggacGCAGACACACTG GTGCTGTCAAATATAGATGAACTCTTCGAGAGGGAGGAGCTCTCCGCTGCGCCCGATCCTGGTTGGCCGGACTGTTTCAACTCTGGGGTTTTTGTCTTCAGACCGTCCAATGAGACGCACGAGAAGCTGCTCACGTTCTGTGGAGAAAACGGCAGCTTTGACG GTGGAGATCAGGGGGTTCTCAACAGTTTCTTTAACACCTGGGCGACGGCAGATATTTCTAAACACCTCCCTTTCATTTACAACCTCAGCAGTGTCTCCATCTACTCCTACCTGCCAGCTTTCAAAGA GTACGGCAGTAACGCGAAGGTGGTGCACTTCCTGGGCAAGGTGAAGCCATGGAGCTACTCCTTTGACGCTGAGAAGggcgaggtcagaggtcacgccCTGTCACCTGACCAGTGCCACCTGCACCCGGACTACCTGCTCATGTGGTGGCAGCTGTACTCCAAGTctgtgctgcctctgctgcagcaggCCTACGGGGACACGCCCTTCAACAGCGGCTTCACAGAGGAGAGCCAGAAA GATAAGCTTCAGGAGGATGTGAGCGCACAGCCGGCGCCCTCTGCTCCTGCACAGAAGGTTTCCTCCGAGGAAAGGAAGCAGCGCTGGGAAGCCGGCCAGATCGACTACATGGGCGACGACTCCTTCGCCAACATCGAGCGGAAGCTGGACTCCTTCTTGAAGTAG
- the LOC109640848 gene encoding plastin-1-like, whose translation MKVHKAEAAMENHVTQISREDLEDLREAFNKIDIDKSGFVSDFELQELFREASFSLPGYKVREIMATFIAGDSNKDEKISFEEFVSIYQELKSKTLSETFRKSITRRDGIRSFGGTSRISSEGTQHSYSDEEKVAFVNWINKALAKDADCEHLLPMNPNDESLFTSVCDGIVLCKMINQSQPDTIDERVINKKKLTTFKMTENLVLALNSASAIGCTVVSIDAHDLMAGKPHLVLGLLWQIIKVGLFADIEVSRNEALIGLLKEGEGLDHLLSMSPEDLLLHWVNHHLQNAGTETISNFSQDIMDSRAYFYLLDQIASCGKQSKMSIKIDMSGIYEPDLEQRAELMLQQAARLDCRQFVSPHDVTSGNSKLNLAFVAYLYNMHPTLQTNKLNTNGIETAHIVGESKEEKTFRNWINSLGVSPYVNHLYCDLCDGLVILQLYEKVNVPVDWKKVNNPPYPFLGAKMKKLENCNYAVDVGRNIAHFSLVGIGGQNIKEGSPMHTLALIWQLMRRYTVLVLSDLGDGEKVEDHIILSWVNKTLSQKHKDTEIRSFKDKLISTSLPVIDLIDAIAPGTVKWDMVKRGEERAMKNDDKLNNAKYAISLARKIGARVYTLPDDLVEVNPKMVLTLFACLMGHSLKKASR comes from the exons ATGAAG GTACACAAAGCAGAAGCTGCTATGGAGAATCACGTCACACAGATCTCCAGAGAAGACCTGGAGGATCTCAGAGAGGCCTTTAATAAAATTG ATATTGATAAGAGCGGCTTCGTGAGTGACTTTGAGCTTCAGGAGCTGTTCAGAGAGGCTAGTTTCTCCCTGCCGGGTTACAAGGTGCGAGAGATCATGGCGACCTTCATAGCCGGAGACAGCAACAAGGACGAGAAGATCAGCTTCGAGGAGTTTGTTTCA ATCTATCAGGAGCTGAAGAGCAAAACGCTCAGTGAGACGTTCAGGAAATCCATCACGAGGAGAGACGGCATCCGATCCTTTGGAGGAACGTCCAGGATTTCCAGCGAGGGAACGCAGCACTCCTACTctg atgaggAGAAGGTGGCTTTCGTCAACTGGATCAACAAAGCTTTGGCCAAAGATGCAGACTGCGAACATCTGCTGCCCATGAACCCAAATGATGAAAGTCTCTTCACCTCCGTCTGTGATGGCATCGTGCTctg CAAAATGATCAACCAGTCTCAGCCGGACACGATTGACGAAAGAGTCATCAACAAGAAGAAACTCACCACCTTCAAAATGACC GAAAACCTGGTCCTGGCTCTGAATTCAGCGTCAGCGATCGGTTGCACGGTGGTGAGCATAGATGCCCATGATCTGATGGCTGGGAAACCCCATCTGGTGCTGGGACTGCTCTGGCAGATTATCAAAGTTGGTCTGTTTGCTGATATAGAAGTCAGCAGGAACGAAG ctctAATTGGACTTCTGAAAGAGGGAGAAGGACTGGACCATCTGCTGTCTATGTCCCCCGAGGACCTGCTGCTTCACTGGGTCAACCATCATCTACAAAACGCAGGGACAGAAACAATCAGCAACTTCAGTCAAGACATAATG GACTCGAGAGCCTACTTCTACCTGTTGGACCAGATCGCTTCCTGTGGAAAGCAATCCAAGATGAGTATCAAAATCGACATGAGCGGCATTTAT gAGCCTGATTTGGAACAGAGGGCTGAGCTTATGCTGCAGCAGGCGGCCCGGCTGGACTGCAGACAGTTTGTTTCCCCCCATGACGTCACATCTGGAAACAGCAAGCTCAACCTGGCTTTTGTGGCCTACCTGTACAACATGCATCCCACTCTGCAGACAAATAAGCTTAACACCAACGGCATAGAGACCGCGCACATAGTGG GTGAGtccaaagaagagaaaacattcCGCAACTGGATCAACTCTCTGGGCGTCTCTCCGTATGTGAACCACCTGTACTG TGACCTGTGTGATGGTTTGGTGATTCTGCAGCTTTATGAGAAAGTTAATGTCCCTGTTGACTGGAAGAAAGTCAACAACCCCCCTTATCCTTTCCTGGgggcaaaaatgaaaaag CTGGAGAACTGTAACTACGCCGTGGACGTGGGCAGGAACATAGCTCATTTCTCTCTGGTTGGTATCGGAGGACAAAACATAAAGGAGGGCAGCCCCATGCACACCCTGGCACTGATCTGGCAGCTGATGAGGAG GTACACAGTGCTGGTGTTGTCAGATTTGGGCGATGGAGAAAAGGTTGAAGATCATATCATCCTCAGCTGGGTCAACAAAACGCTGAGCCAGAAACACAAGGACACAGAGATCAGAAGcttcaag gacaAACTGATCAGCACCAGTCTGCCAGTGATTGACCTGATTGATGCCATCGCTCCCGGTACAGTCAAGTGGGACAtggtgaagagaggagaggagagagcaatGAAGAACGACGATAAACTCAACAAcgccaa GTACGCAATCTCACTGGCCCGTAAGATCGGAGCTCGTGTTTACACGCTGCCCGATGATTTGGTGGAGGTGAATCCCAAGATGGTGCTGACGCTGTTCGCCTGCCTCATGGGCCACAGTTTGAAAAAGGCCAGCCGCtga
- the hltf gene encoding helicase-like transcription factor has product MSFHTWDFRWGGYTEADLFSEPHESNAETLSQAIRAAVAEEPDADGSVLFGHLQGTVVGLRFYTGVVNQGEMVGLVREPHNPYDRNAVMVANIYGSQVGHIKRELAAAMAYVMDSNLAKVEGVVYSGTKNKFNMPVMLSFWGREENKNAVIESMARRGYRLNTGGSKSTGANQTSSASKKGLTIPLTAEELKNAFDNLFEGLMESKDGEKEAVESVVTPLLPHQRQALSWMCARENKSTLPPFWEKRGELYYNTLTFFSAKEIPERVRGGILADDMGLGKTLTTIALILTNFHNGKPLPVERCEKGSSPFKAKTKPQMFSKLKGNSSTTDGAGRSSDLSQAEVICADIPDIVERTCESEKSASKGKMKATKRKPSKVATVLLEDLDFAAALGGAASDTAPKKRKTANKATPTASVESLLPQSADDLSTRTTLIICPLSVLSNWLEQFEQHVHPSVKLNVYLYYGSERNRSKKFLSSQDVVITTYNVLSADFANKSPLHGISWLRVVLDEGHIIRNPNAQMSKAVLDLKANRRWILSGTPIQNSVKDLWMLVAFLRLKPFDVREWWNRVIQRPTTQGDRDGLQNLQTLVKCITLRRTKSSEANGRPLVSLPEKTVYVEQVELSQQEREEYELARNEGRNTIGRYVTEGSVLRNYADVLAILMRLRQHCCHPDLLAKISSDLGAAATPSELRERLIEKLRLVLASGSDEECSVCLDSVRLPVITHCAHVYCRPCIAQVISTEKETARCPLCRSEIKTKELVEFPQEEMEEENSMKSERWRTSSKVQALMENLLRLRSEDGSIKSLVVSQFTRFLTILETPLREHGFTFVRFDGTMSQKRRTQVIREFQSSAADGPAIMLLSLKAGGVGLNLTAASRVFLMDPAWNPATEEQCIDRCHRLGQNKKVVVTKFIVKNSVEENMVKIQRQKQDLVEKAFGSTNTDRKTSRIHDIRALMEL; this is encoded by the exons GTGAATCAAGGGGAAATGGTTGGTTTAGTGCGCGAGCCGCACAATCCATACGACCGTAACGCGGTGATGGTCGCCAACATTTATGGCAGCCAGGTGGGACACATTAAGCGGGAGCTGGCAGCAGCTATGGCGTATGTCATGGACAGTAACTTGGCTAAAGTAGAGGG GGTGGTGTACTCAGGCACGAAGAACAAGTTCAATATGCCTGTGATGCTGTCGTTctggggaagagaagagaacaaaAATGCCGTGATTGAATCAATGGCACGCCGTGGATATCGGCTGAACACAGGTGGAAGCAAATCAACAG GTGCGAATCAAACATCCAGCGCATCTAAGAAAGGTTTGACCATCCCACTGACTGCAGAAGAG ctgaaGAATGCGTTTGATAATCTGTTTGAAGGTCTGATGGAGAGTAAAGACGGCGAGAAAGAAGCAGTTGAG TCTGTGGTCACTCCTCTCCTGCCGCACCAGAGGCAGGCACTGTCCTGGATGTGTGCCCGAGAAAACAAATCTACGCTTCCGCCCTTctgggagaagagaggggagcTGTACTACAATACCCTCACATTTTTCTCTGCCAAAGAAATACCAGAGAGGGTTCGTGGAGGAATACTGGCAGATGACATGGGACtg ggaaAAACTCTGACAACCATTGCTCTGATCCTCACCAACTTTCACAATGGAAAGCCACTGCCTGTGGAGAGATGT GAAAAGGGGTCCTCACCCTTTAAAGCTAAAACCAAACCCCAGATGTTCTCCAAACTAAAAG GgaacagcagcacaactgatGGAGCAGGAAGGAGCTCAGACCT TTCTCAGGCAGAGGTGATCTGTGCTGATATACCGGACATCGTGGAGCGAACGTGTGAGTCTGAGAAAA GTGCTAGCAAAGGAAAGATGAAAGCCACCAAGAGAAAGCCCAGTAAAG TGGCCACAGTTTTGCTGGAGGATCTGGACTTCGCTGCAGCGCTGGGTGGGGCAGCATCAGACACAGCCCCGAAGAAAAGGAAAACTGCCAACAAGGCCACTCCCACAGCCA GTGTGGAATCCCTCCTCCCTCAAAGTGCAGATGACTTATCAACAAGAACAACTCTCATCATCTGTCCGCTCTCTGTGCTCAGCAACTGGCTG gaGCAGTTTGAGCAGCACGTGCATCCCAGTGTGAAGCTCAACGTGTATCTGTATTACGGCTCGGAGCGCAACAGGAGCAAGAAGTTTCTGTCCTCCCAGGATGTGGTGATCACCACGTACAACGTTCTGTCTGCTGACTTTGCC aaTAAGAGTCCCCTCCACGGGATCAGTTGGCTGAGGGTCGTGCTGGATGAAGGACACATCATAAGAAACCCAAACGCACAGATGAGTAAAGCCGTGTTGGACCTGAAAGCAAACCGTCGCTGGATTCTGTCAG GTACTCCGATCCAGAACAGTGTGAAAGACCTGTGGATGCTGGTGGCTTTCTTACGTCTGAAGCCATTCGATGTACGCGAGTGGTGGAACAGAGTGATCCAGAGACCCACGACTCAGGGAGACAGGGACGGCCTGCA GAACCTTCAGACCCTGGTGAAGTGCATCACCCTGCGGAGGACCAAGAGCAGTGAGGCGAATGGGCGCCCCCTTGTGTCCCTGCCTGAGAAGACTGTATATGTGGAGCAGGTGGAGCTGAgccagcaagagagagaggagtacGAGCTGGCACGCAACGAAGGAAGAAACACCAtcggcag ATATGTAACAGAGGGGTCAGTGCTGAGGAACTATGCTGATGTGTTGGCCATCCTGATGAGGCTAAGACAACACTGCTGCCACCCTGATCTACTGGCCAAGATTTCCTCAGATTTAG GTGCGGCAGCGACGCCTTCAGAGCTGCGGGAGCGTCTGATCGAGAAGCTGCGGTTGGTGTTGGCCAGCGGCTCTGATGAAGAGTGCTCTGTGTGTCTGGACTCGGTCCGTCTCCCCGTCATTACACACTGTGCACATGTTTACTGCCGGCCCTGCATCGCACAGGTCATCAGCACCGAGAAG GAGACGGCACGTTGTCCTCTCTGTCGAAGTGAGATCAAGACCAAGGAGCTTGTAGAGTTTCCACAGGAGGAAATGGAAGAAGAGAACAGTATGAAGTCTGAGAGGTGGAGGACAAGCTCAAAG gtgcAGGCGCTGATGGAAAACCTGCTCAGGCTGCGAAGTGAAGACGGCAGCATTAAAAGTTTGGTCGTCTCTCAGTTCACACGTTTCCTCACCATACTGGAGACCCCactcag AGAACATGGTTTCACTTTTGTGCGTTTCGACGGCACCATGAGCCAAAAGAGGAGGACGCAGGTGATCCGGGAGTTTCAGAGCTCCGCAGCCGATGGCCCCGCCATCATGCTGCTGTCACTCAAAGCTGGAGGGGTGGGGCTCAACTTGACCGCCGCCTCTCGTGTTTTCCTCATGGACCCT GCCTGGAACCCAGCCACTGAGGAGCAGTGTATTGACCGCTGCCACCGTCTGGGCCAGAACAAGAAAGTCGTCGTCACCAAG tttATTGTGAAGAATTCAGTCGAGGAGAACATGGTGAAGATCCAGAGGCAGAAGCAGGACCTGGTGGAGAAAGCTTTTGGCTCCACAAACACGGACAGGAAAACGTCTCGCATTCATGACATCAGAGCTCTGATGGAGCTGTAG
- the LOC109640853 gene encoding glycogenin-1-like isoform X2, whose product MTRKMWGFIPVLNCSQLLSFCPSQSRPSVLRTATPDLRANSPQRTMADQAFVTLATNDSYARGAMVLGQSLRKHNTTKKLVVLIGPHVAEPCRGALGSIFDEVCVVDIMDSGDVAHLALMKRPDLGVTFTKLHCWTLTHYSKCVFMDADTLVLSNIDELFEREELSAAPDPGWPDCFNSGVFVFRPSNETHEKLLTFCGENGSFDGGDQGVLNSFFNTWATADISKHLPFIYNLSSVSIYSYLPAFKEYGSNAKVVHFLGKVKPWSYSFDAEKGEVRGHALSPDQCHLHPDYLLMWWQLYSKSVLPLLQQAYGDTPFNSGFTEESQKDKLQEDVSAQPAPSAPAQKVSSEERKQRWEAGQIDYMGDDSFANIERKLDSFLK is encoded by the exons ATGACCCGGAAGATGTGGGGCTTCATCCCTGTGTTAAACTGCTCTCAGCTGCTGAGCTTCTGTCCTTCGCAGTCCAGACCCTCCGTTCTCCGCACCGCGACCCCCGACCTCAGGGCGAACTCTCCTCAGCGCACCATGGCGG aCCAAGCTTTTGTGACATTAGCGACAAATGACAGCTACGCCAGGGGAGCGATGGTTCTTGGGCAGTCGTTGCGAAAGCACAACACAACCAAGAAATTGGTTGTACTCATCGGGCCTCACGTCGCAGAACCCTGCAG aggCGCACTTGGCTCCATTTTCgatgaggtgtgtgtggtgGACATCATGGACTCAGGTGATGTGGCTCATCTGGCCCTGATGAAGCGTCCGGACCTGGGAGTGACATTCACCAAACTGCACTGCTGGACTCTCACACACTACAgcaagtgtgtgttcatggacGCAGACACACTG GTGCTGTCAAATATAGATGAACTCTTCGAGAGGGAGGAGCTCTCCGCTGCGCCCGATCCTGGTTGGCCGGACTGTTTCAACTCTGGGGTTTTTGTCTTCAGACCGTCCAATGAGACGCACGAGAAGCTGCTCACGTTCTGTGGAGAAAACGGCAGCTTTGACG GTGGAGATCAGGGGGTTCTCAACAGTTTCTTTAACACCTGGGCGACGGCAGATATTTCTAAACACCTCCCTTTCATTTACAACCTCAGCAGTGTCTCCATCTACTCCTACCTGCCAGCTTTCAAAGA GTACGGCAGTAACGCGAAGGTGGTGCACTTCCTGGGCAAGGTGAAGCCATGGAGCTACTCCTTTGACGCTGAGAAGggcgaggtcagaggtcacgccCTGTCACCTGACCAGTGCCACCTGCACCCGGACTACCTGCTCATGTGGTGGCAGCTGTACTCCAAGTctgtgctgcctctgctgcagcaggCCTACGGGGACACGCCCTTCAACAGCGGCTTCACAGAGGAGAGCCAGAAA GATAAGCTTCAGGAGGATGTGAGCGCACAGCCGGCGCCCTCTGCTCCTGCACAGAAGGTTTCCTCCGAGGAAAGGAAGCAGCGCTGGGAAGCCGGCCAGATCGACTACATGGGCGACGACTCCTTCGCCAACATCGAGCGGAAGCTGGACTCCTTCTTGAAGTAG